In a single window of the Candidatus Neomarinimicrobiota bacterium genome:
- a CDS encoding ATP-binding cassette domain-containing protein produces the protein MEKPSPIIIARNLAKEYGSLNAVNEVNFEIQRGTCYGFLGPNGAGKTTVMRMIYCVTPLTSGSLMVNGENVMENMSVVKRGIGVVTQDDSLDYDLNVINNLLVYARYYDLTREQAVRRADELIEFFQLEEKRKENVRNLSGGMKRRLQIARALINKPSILILDELSTGLDPQARHHVWAKCHELIEQGVTLLLTTHYMDEAEQLCDQIAVMDRGHIITEASPWDLIKSEVSPYVVEIRGDEKARQQILAAVSDQIDFHEALSDRLLLYTADAIPLHAHIQDMDIPVKTLLSRRSSLEDVFLKLTGRELID, from the coding sequence ATGGAAAAACCATCTCCCATTATCATTGCCCGAAATCTTGCCAAGGAGTATGGCAGCCTTAACGCTGTCAATGAGGTCAATTTTGAGATTCAGAGAGGTACCTGTTACGGATTTCTGGGACCAAATGGTGCCGGTAAAACCACTGTCATGAGAATGATTTATTGCGTGACTCCTCTTACTTCAGGGTCACTTATGGTAAATGGTGAGAATGTCATGGAAAATATGAGCGTGGTTAAAAGAGGCATTGGTGTGGTTACCCAGGATGATAGCCTGGACTACGATTTAAATGTGATCAACAATCTGCTGGTGTATGCCCGCTATTATGACCTGACCCGTGAACAGGCTGTCCGAAGGGCTGATGAGCTCATTGAATTTTTCCAATTGGAAGAAAAGCGCAAGGAGAATGTCCGCAACTTGAGTGGTGGTATGAAACGTCGCCTCCAAATTGCCAGAGCACTGATCAACAAACCCAGCATACTCATCCTAGATGAACTATCAACAGGATTAGACCCTCAGGCCAGGCATCATGTCTGGGCCAAATGTCATGAATTGATAGAACAGGGGGTCACCCTCCTGCTCACCACCCATTACATGGATGAAGCCGAACAACTTTGTGACCAAATAGCCGTCATGGATCGGGGTCATATCATAACTGAAGCATCACCCTGGGACTTGATTAAATCAGAAGTTTCTCCCTACGTAGTTGAGATTCGCGGTGATGAAAAAGCACGCCAACAGATTTTGGCAGCAGTATCTGACCAGATTGATTTCCATGAAGCTCTCTCCGATCGTCTGCTACTCTACACCGCAGATGCAATACCCCTGCATGCCCATATTCAGGATATGGATATCCCAGTGAAGACACTCCTGAGTAGACGTTCCTCCCTGGAGGATGTCTTCCTCAAATTGACTGGGAGGGAACTCATAGATTGA
- a CDS encoding helix-turn-helix domain-containing protein, with product MKHEFNHTELAHILTSLTDEKQMGKLLQAFLTPQELEDLVLRWEIIKLLHKGLPQREIAKELGVAIGTVSRGARELKYGHHGFMQLLKSLEEKDDQ from the coding sequence ATGAAACATGAATTTAACCATACTGAGCTGGCACACATCCTTACCTCCCTCACAGATGAAAAGCAGATGGGTAAATTGCTTCAGGCATTTCTCACACCCCAAGAACTGGAAGACCTGGTCCTGAGATGGGAGATTATCAAGCTGCTCCACAAAGGTTTACCCCAAAGAGAAATTGCCAAAGAGCTTGGTGTGGCTATTGGTACCGTGTCCAGGGGAGCCCGTGAATTGAAGTATGGTCACCATGGTTTCATGCAACTGCTTAAATCCTTAGAAGAGAAAGATGACCAATGA
- a CDS encoding TrpB-like pyridoxal phosphate-dependent enzyme — MPKTWYNIAADLTTAPLPPLHPGTLQPLGPDDLAPLFPMALIEQEMSMEREIAIPEPVMEGLRMYRPSPLIRATGLEAALKTPAKIYFKYEGVSPAGSHKPNTAIPQAYYNKQEGVERIATETGAGQWGSSMALAGQMFGLEVKVYMVKVSYTQKPYRRSMMETWGAKIVASPSMDTQFGRKILADDPDNTGSLGIAISEAVEDAATKANTKYALGSVLNHVLLHQTVIGLEAKKQMDIAGDKPDIIIGCVGGGSNFAGLAFPYLRDKINGADIDFRAIEPTACPTLTRGSFTYDFGDMAQMTPLVSMHTLGHTFMPPGIHAGGLRYHGMAPLLSHVVREGLVDAYAYHQVEVFDAAALFAKTEGIIPAPESAHAIKGAIDAAIEAREAGQEKTILFNLSGHGHFDMSAYDAYFAGKLTDYRPTDEDLAKGFASTEGLPKAD; from the coding sequence ATGCCGAAAACCTGGTATAATATTGCCGCAGATTTGACTACAGCCCCCTTGCCTCCATTGCACCCTGGAACTCTGCAACCCCTGGGGCCAGACGATCTTGCGCCCCTGTTTCCCATGGCTCTCATTGAACAGGAAATGAGCATGGAGCGGGAAATAGCTATTCCTGAACCCGTCATGGAGGGATTGAGGATGTACAGACCATCACCCCTTATCAGGGCCACTGGTCTGGAGGCAGCGCTGAAAACGCCAGCGAAAATTTATTTTAAATATGAAGGAGTTAGCCCCGCTGGTAGTCACAAACCCAATACAGCAATTCCACAGGCTTACTATAATAAGCAAGAAGGGGTGGAGCGGATTGCCACTGAAACAGGCGCCGGTCAATGGGGCAGCTCAATGGCACTGGCGGGTCAGATGTTTGGACTTGAGGTAAAAGTCTATATGGTGAAAGTCAGTTATACCCAGAAACCCTACCGCCGGTCCATGATGGAGACCTGGGGTGCGAAAATTGTCGCCAGCCCAAGCATGGATACACAGTTCGGCCGAAAAATTCTCGCTGACGACCCGGATAATACGGGATCACTGGGTATTGCCATCTCGGAAGCTGTGGAGGACGCAGCCACTAAGGCCAACACAAAATACGCCCTGGGCTCAGTGTTGAATCATGTTCTGTTGCATCAAACCGTAATTGGTCTTGAAGCAAAGAAGCAGATGGACATTGCAGGAGATAAACCAGATATCATCATTGGCTGTGTTGGAGGAGGAAGTAATTTTGCCGGGTTGGCATTTCCTTACCTGCGGGATAAGATCAATGGAGCCGATATTGATTTCAGAGCCATTGAACCTACTGCTTGCCCAACCCTTACCAGGGGAAGTTTCACCTATGATTTTGGAGATATGGCACAGATGACCCCCCTGGTATCCATGCATACACTGGGTCACACCTTTATGCCTCCTGGAATCCACGCAGGAGGATTACGCTATCATGGGATGGCGCCCCTGCTCTCCCATGTGGTCAGGGAAGGTCTGGTAGATGCATATGCTTACCACCAAGTGGAGGTTTTTGATGCTGCAGCTCTATTTGCCAAAACAGAAGGGATAATCCCTGCGCCTGAATCCGCACACGCCATTAAGGGAGCTATAGATGCTGCCATAGAGGCTCGTGAAGCCGGCCAGGAAAAAACCATCCTCTTTAATCTCAGTGGACATGGACATTTTGACATGTCAGCATATGATGCATATTTCGCAGGAAAATTGACTGACTATCGTCCCACAGATGAAGATTTAGCAAAAGGCTTTGCTTCGACGGAAGGTCTTCCAAAAGCAGATTGA